Proteins from a single region of Enoplosus armatus isolate fEnoArm2 chromosome 6, fEnoArm2.hap1, whole genome shotgun sequence:
- the LOC139286895 gene encoding olfactomedin-4-like encodes MKLCAIVPLCALVTLTQQAPSREKCVCELTNSEKAFPHDKLSTVEDKASNCNSNITPQKTLELESLLLGLERRLPRLQGDVAVLEREDDGELYAVLSLYVIENELTEIKQLLERLNRTTLGHRRLTNDTAKQLEDLRAEMQELETYDTMQVVKGQQDNKRLQRDLDQCVSGLHATAEPTKPPHGHCPHGRFRNITGPRVYTAGEYPGSYKYGAWGRDPKPGAGKESWYWLVMMTSGNKYANYVRLYSSLSSLIVGVSVPGNVQINPTNPTTNTIQGPNIVLYGEALYYNCYNQDAVCRFNLTTKTVATLQLPKGTRFNSKGNFCHLDECYPFTDLDLATDESGVWVIYTTAQDFGNLVLSKVEEGEPLTLGQTWRTSVYKQGVTNAFMACGVLYATRYVSKDAEEIFYSFDTTTGVERLNIGVFIKKMSPNIYSLNYSPVDQMLHAYCDSNMVSYKVLFS; translated from the exons ATGAAGCTGTGTGCGATCGTTCCACTGTGTGCTCTGGTCACACTCACCCAGCAG GCACCTTCCcgtgagaagtgtgtgtgtgagttgacTAACTCGGAGAAGGCGTTCCCTCACGACAAACTCAGCACGGTGGAGGACAAAGCATCAAACTGCAACAGCAACATCACCCCACAGAAG ACCCTGGAGCTGGAGAGCCTGCTGCTGGGCCTGGAGCGACGCCTGCCCCGGCTGCAGGGAGACGTGGCGGTGCTGGAGAGGGAGGACGACGGAGAGCTCTACGCAGTTCTCAGCCTGTACGTGATAGAGAACGAACTGACGGAGATCAAGCAGCTCCTCGAGAGGCTCAACCGCACCACCCTGGGACACCGGCGTCTGACTAATGACACCGCTAAACAG CTGGAGGACCTGAGAGCAGAGATGCAGGAGCTGGAGACGTACGACACCATGCAGGTGGTGAAGGGACAGCAAGACAACAAGCGTCTGCAGAGAGACCTGGACCAGTGCGTGAGTGGACTTCACGCCACAGCCGAACCCACTAAGCCTCCGCACG gtcACTGTCCCCACGGCCGATTTCGGAACATTACCGGGCCGAGGGTGTACACAGCAGGAGAGTACCCTGGCTCCTACAAGTATGGAGCCTGGGGTCGGGATCCCAAACCGGGGGCAGGGAAGGAGAGCTGGTATTGGCTGGTAATGATGACCTCCGGCAACAAATACGCCAACTACGTCCGTCTCTACTCCAGCCTGAGCTCTCTCATTGTTGGGGTGAGCGTCCCAG gtAATGTTCAGATCAACCCCACCAACCCAACCACCAACACCATCCAGGGTCCTAACATTGTGCTGTATGGGGAGGCCTTGTACTACAACTGTTACAACCAAGACGCAGTTTGTCGATTCAACCTCACCACCAAAACCGTTGCCACCTTACAACTACCCAAAGGCACCAG gtttAACTCAAAGGGTAACTTCTGCCACCTTGATGAATGCTACCCATTCACCGACCTGGACCTGGCGACAGATGAGTCAGGCGTCTGGGTGATCTACACCACCGCCCAGGACTTTGGCAACCTGGTGCTGTCCAAGGTGGAGGAGGGCGAGCCGCTGACGCTCGGCCAAACCTGGCGCACCTCCGTCTACAAACAGGGGGTGACCAACGCCTTCATGGCCTGCGGCGTGCTCTACGCGACGCGGTACGTCAGCAAAGACGCGGAGGAGATCTTCTATTCGTTTGACACCACGACGGGGGTGGAGAGGCTCAACATTGGAGTCTTCATCAAAAAGATGTCTCCCAACATTTATTCCCTGAACTACAGCCCCGTGGACCAGATGCTGCATGCCTACTGTGACTCCAACATGGTCTCCTATAAGGTCTTGTTTTCATAA
- the LOC139286894 gene encoding olfactomedin-4-like translates to MLLLLLLLLLPTGGGQAQRVSGQRRNGSCACAVDSNLWSFPAVKYEAVLQQVQSCEGALSSLQEQVKLSSQRLPQILDLVENVTARLEPHQYLHDRGLYTALSLRLVGQELGELETDIGALHGRLNNAQTQKLSTEVVRLRTDVDRMQMLDTLNMKAVKEKLRYLKNSAESCKSIPKDFRGQDRYCLKGLITNISDPVMTKVCPHGKSYISGSWGQQAQRDSAGQRNSYWVQTLLNSHIWGNTLRVYRTYEDFMASANHKDFTFAPSYSHVDSVEGPSAVLYGEALYYHCYRSADVCRYDLNSNTVKRVTLPGTGVGFNNKFPYCYYDCRPNSDVDVEADETGLWALYATVGNHGNLVASRLVWDNKTETLNVSQTWETRMFKKAVSNAFMVCGVLYATRYVDEYHEEVFYAFDTATGREDNSLALPLEKVAKGMASLSYNPTNRQLYMYNDGYLLAYKATF, encoded by the exons atgctgctgctgctgctcctactgctgctgccaaCA GGTGGCGGCCAGGCTCAGCGTGTGTCGGGCCAGAGGAGGAATGGCTCGTGCGCGTGCGCGGTGGACTCCAACCTGTGGTCCTTCCCTGCTGTGAAGTACGAGGCCGTGCTGCAGCAGGTCCAGTCCTGTGAGGGAGCTTTGAGCAGCCTGCAGGAACAG GTGAAGTTGTCCAGCCAGCGTCTCCCTCAGATCCTGGATCTGGTTGAGAACGTGACGGCCCGGCTGGAGCCTCACCAGTACCTGCACGACCGGGGCCTGTACACGGCCTTGTCTCTGCGCCTGGTGGGCCAGGAGCTCGGCGAGCTGGAGACAGACATTGGTGCCCTCCACGGCCGGCTAAACAACGCCCAAACACAGAAACTCTCCACAGAG gtggTTAGACTGCGTACAGATGTAGACAGGATGCAGATGTTAGACACGCTTAACATGAAGGCGGTCAAAGAGAAACTGCGCTACCTGAAGAACAGCGCTGAGTCCTGCAAGTCGATCCCCAAAGACTTCAGAG gcCAGGACAGGTACTGCCTCAAGGGCCTGATCACCAACATTAGCGATCCTGTCATGACGAAGGTCTGTCCCCACGGTAAGAGCTACATCTCTGGTTCTTGGGGCCAACAGGCCCAGAGGGACAGTGCGGGGCAGAGGAACAGCTACTGGGTCCAGACTCTGCTCAACAGCCACATCTGGGGCAACACCCTGCGCGTATACCGAACCTACGAAGACTTCATGGCCTCTGCCAACCACAAGGACTTTACCTTTGCTCCGTCCTACAGTCACGTCGACAGCGTTGAGGGTCCCAGTGCTGTTCTGTATGGTGAAGCGCTGTACTACCACTGCTACCGCTCTGCAGACGTCTGCCGCTACGACCTGAACAGCAACACCGTCAAACGGGTGACACTTCCAGGCACCGGCGTGGGTTTCAACAACAAGTTCCCGTATTGCTACTACGACTGCCGTCCCAATAGCGACGTGGACGTGGAGGCAGACGAGACGGGACTGTGGGCCCTCTATGCCACTGTCGGTAACCATGGTAATCTAGTGGCGAGCCGGCTGGTCTGGGACAACAAGACCGAGACACTCAATGTCTCACAGACGTGGGAGACGAGGATGTTCAAGAAGGCGGTGAGCAATGCTTTCATGGTGTGCGGCGTGCTATATGCCACCCGTTATGTGGACGAATACCACGAGGAGGTGTTCTACGCCTTCGACACAGcaacagggagagaggacaaCTCGCTGGCACTGCCACTGGAGAAGGTAGCTAAAGGGATGGCCAGTCTGAGCTACAACCCCACCAACAGGCAGCTCTACATGTACAACGATGGGTATCTTCTGGCCTACAAGGCCACCTTCTGA